The Muntiacus reevesi chromosome 10, mMunRee1.1, whole genome shotgun sequence genome has a segment encoding these proteins:
- the LGI3 gene encoding leucine-rich repeat LGI family member 3 — protein MAGLQARWGSGLRLLALSTLGLCLMLEVGAKRPPKTPPCPPSCSCTRDTAFCVDSKAVPRNLPSEIISLTLVNAAFSEIQDGAFSHLPLLQFLLLNSNKFTLIGDNAFTGLSHLQYLFIENNDIWALSKFTFRGLKSLTHLSLANNNLQTLPRDIFRPLDILSDLDLRGNSLNCDCKVKWLVEWLAHTNTTVAPIYCASPPRFQEHKVQDLPLREFDCITTDFVLYQTLSFPAVSAEPFLYSSDLYLALAQPGASACTILKWDYVERQLRDYDRIPAPSAVHCKPMVVDSQLYVVVAQLFGGSYIYHWDPNTTRFTKLQDIDPQRVRKPNDLEAFRIDGDWYFAVADSSKAGATSLYRWHQNGFYSHQALHPWHRDTDLEFVDGEGKPRLIVSSSSQAPVIYQWSRTQKQFVAQGEVTQVPDAQAVKHFRAGRDSYLCLSRYIGDSKILRWEGARFSEVQALPSRGSLALQPFLVGGRRYLALGSDFSFTQIYQWDDGRQKFVRFQELAVQAPRAFCYMPAGDAQLLLAPSFKGQTLVYRHVVVDLSA, from the exons ATGGCGGGGCTGCAGGCCAGGTGGGGCTCGGGGCTCAGGCTGCTGGCGCTGTCCACCCTGGGCCTCTGCCTAATGCTGGAAGTCGGCGCCAAGAGGCCCCCCAAGACGCCTCCCTGCCCCCCGAGTTGCTCCTGCACTAGGGACACCGCCTTCTGCGTGGACTCCAAGGCAGTGCCCAGGAACCTGCCCTCCGAGATCATCTCTCT GACGCTGGTGAATGCTGCCTTCTCAGAGATCCAGGATGGAGCGTTTTCCCACCTGCCACTGCTGCAGTTCCT GTTACTCAATTCCAACAAGTTTACACTGATTGGAGACAATGCTTTCACAGGACTCTCACACCTGCAGTACCT CTTCATTGAGAACAACGACATCTGGGCATTATCCAAGTTTACCTTCCGAGGACTCAAGTCTTTGACGCACCT GTCACTGGCCAACAATAACCTGCAGACACTGCCTAGAGACATCTTTCGGCCCCTGGACATCCTGAGTGACTT GGACCTGCGGGGCAACTCGCTCAACTGTGACTGCAAGGTGAAGTGGTTGGTGGAGTGGCTGGCGCACACCAACACCACGGTGGCGCCCATCTACTGCGCCAGCCCACCCCGCTTCCAGGAGCATAAGGTGCAGGATCTCCCGCTGCGAGAGTTCGACTGCATCACCACGG ATTTCGTGTTGTACCAGACACTGTCCTTCCCAGCAGTGTCAGCCGAGCCCTTCCTCTACTCCAGCGACCTCTACTTGGCTCTGGCCCAGCCAGGAGCCAGCGCCTGCACCATCCTCAAGTGGGACTACGTTGAAAGGCAGCTTCGGGACTATGATAGAATCCCAG CCCCTTCTGCAGTGCACTGCAAGCCGATGGTGGTGGACAGCCAACTGTACGTGGTGGTGGCCCAACTGTTTGGGGGCTCTTACATTTACCACTGGGACCCCAACACCACGCGCTTCACCAAGCTGCAGGACATTGACCCTCAGCGTGTGCGCAAGCCCAACGACCTGGAGGCCTTCCGCATCGACGGCGACTGGTACTTCGCTGTGGCTGACAGCTCCAAGGCGGGAGCCACCAGCCTCTACCGCTGGCACCAGAACGGCTTCTACTCCCACCAGGCCCTGCACCCCTGGCACCGGGACACCGACCTGGAATTCGTGGATGGCGAGGGAAAGCCGCGCCTGATCGTGTCCAGCAGTTCGCAGGCTCCCGTCATCTATCAGTGGAGTCGCACCCAGAAACAGTTTGTGGCTCAGGGCGAGGTGACCCAGGTGCCCGATGCCCAGGCAGTGAAACACTTCCGTGCGGGCCGCGATAGCTACCTATGCCTCAGCCGTTACATCGGTGACTCCAAGATCCTGCGCTGGGAGGGCGCCCGCTTCTCCGAGGTGCAGGCCCTGCCCTCCCGGGGCTCGCTGGCCCTGCAGCCCTTCCTGGTGGGTGGCCGCCGCTACCTGGCGCTGGGCAGCGACTTCTCCTTCACGCAGATCTACCAGTGGGATGACGGGCGGCAGAAGTTTGTGCGGTTCCAAGAGCTGGCCGTGCAGGCCCCCCGGGCTTTCTGCTACATGCCGGCTGGGGATGCCCAGCTGCTCCTGGCGCCCAGCTTCAAGGGACAGACGCTGGTGTACCGACACGTGGTTGTGGACCTCAGTGCCTAG
- the SFTPC gene encoding surfactant protein C, with translation MDVGSKEVLMESPPDYSAVPGGRLRIPCCPVNIKRLLIVVVVVVLVVVVVVGALLMGLHMSQKHTEMVLEMSIAGPEAQQRLALSDRVGTSATFSIGSTGTVVYDYQRLLIAYKPAPGTCCYIMKMAPQSIPSLEALTRKLQNLQAKPPAPSSKLGPEQGHDAGSAFSGDLAFLGRTVSTLCAEVPLYYI, from the exons ATGGATGTGGGCAGCAAAGAGGTCTTGATGGAGAGCCCACCG GACTACTCAGCAGTCCCCGGGGGCCGGCTCCGCATCCCCTGCTGTCCCGTGAACATCAAACGCCTTCTCATCGTGGTTGTGGTTGTGGTCCTTGTCGTCGTGGTGGTCGTAGGGGCCCTGCTCATGGGTCTTCACATGAGCCAGAAACATACGGAGATG GTTCTAGAGATGAGCATCGCAGGCCCGGAGGCACAGCAGCGCCTGGCCCTGAGTGATCGCGTGGGAACCTCTGCCACTTTCTCCATTGGCTCCACTGGTACCGTGGTGTATGACTACCAGCGG CTCCTGATTGCCTACAAGCCAGCCCCGGGAACCTGCTGCTACATCATGAAGATGGCTCCGCAGAGCATCCCAAGTCTCGAGGCTCTCACTAGAAAATTGCAGAATCTCCAG GCCAAGCCCCCAGCGCCTTCCTCGAAGCTGGGCCCGGAGCAGGGCCATGACGCTGGCTCAGCATTCTCTGGGGACCTGGCCTTCCTGGGCAGGACCGTGAGCACCCTGTGTGCCGAGGTGCCCCTGTACTACATCTAG